From Pseudomonadota bacterium:
CAATCTAGTGTGGCAGACGGTCGATTGACCGAATCGCCGGAGGAGAGATTAAAACCAAATTCAACGATTCAAAGACTCAGTGCGATCATTAACCTGTTGAATCTAATTATTATTAAAGTTTCTGCAGTTTATTCTTTTAGTCCGTTATTACGATCGCTCCAATTGGTTTTTCTCTCGCGGGTGCAAGAATGACAAGCGTTGTGGGTGACCGATAGCGTCAGTTAGTCGGTCACAATGTGACGACAGACGTCACCTTCCATGGCGCTGAATACCAACACGAGCGGTATCATGTTAATGAAAACGCTATTGAACCGTGTCGCCCTTTGGTCTGTTGTGGCATTGGTTGGCTTCGTGATCTCGACCGAGTTCCGACCGGCCAAATATCATGCCCTGTTGTGTACTGACCCTGCCGCGGTGCAGGCCGGTGGGTGGAATTTCCGATACGACGGTTTTTACATCGGTGCTGACGGGTGTCTTTACGATCCAAGCAAAACGTCTCTAGAAGATGTACCTCCCGTTATTGGCGACAATGCAACTACCGACCGGGTACCGTTGCTATACGTCAACGGGGCTAATCATCGCGTCGATTGGACCATGCCAGAGCTTCATATCTTGGCCGAGGACAGCGAGCGGCCCGTGATCGGGATTTATAATGCCACCGCAGGTGGTCGCTTCCCCGACGCGATAACCGATAGTTTGGCGGGTGACCAAAGTCGTGTCGTTGAAACACTCGAAACAATAATCTGGCAGGCGTTCGAGCGTGGAGAGGAAGTGCACCTCAAGGCGAACAGTCAGGGCGCCGTGCACTCGTCAAACGCGTTGTTCGCCGTTTCAGCTCAGCTTCATAATCAGTTCGGTGCCGAAAGAGCCAAAGAACTGTTGTCCAAGGTTCATCTGGAAACTGCCGGTGGTGCAGCAACCCATTACCCCGACGGTCCGCGCTATCTTCACTACGTCAACGAACGAGATCCGGTCCCAAGGGCGGCAGGCGTTATGGTAAGCGGTAGCCAGCCAGGTACGAATGCCGTGATCGCGACGTTTACCGATCTCGATATCGATCCGTTAGAGCCCAAGTATCGCTGGGTCGGTCCACTGACCATGCGTTTTATCGCCGCGCACGGTTTTATGGTTTATCAGTATCATCGGCGCCCGTTTGAGCGCGTTTACGCAGCCAGTCGCGATGGATCAGTGAGGTATGTGTCCTTGGATGGGGCGCCTATCGAGGTCGCGCAGCAGCAACTCGTATTGGATCGTTTCAACTAGGTTTCGGTTAGTCGGTTGCGTTGCTCGGTCGACGTTTCCCAGCGGCGTTCACGGTTTCGGTCGGTCGCAGACAACCATTGCTTGTAATCGGCTGTCGTTGACTCCAGCGCGGAAGGTACTCGACGCCAAGTGCCCTATTCATCCTTACGTTCAGTCGGTACCAGCTCGTGTTTTTTCCCGGTGCGCGGAGATGCGGTCAAGTATCCTTGCGGCGATGGTTAAAGCGACCCCCAAAAACATCGGGGCCAGTAGCTCCGGTGATATCCAGGAAATCTCTTCGTTGCGGGAGAGCATTTGAACAATCGTCCCTCCCAGCCAACTCCAAACCAAAATATGGGGGGTTGACCCCAAGGCAGTACCGACGAGAAAGTCTTTGATTCCTACGTTCATGCTGGCTAGGACCCAATTTACGGGCGGCAGCGCAAAAAAAATTAGCCGGGCGTAGGTGACGGTCTTCAGGCCATTTTTTTCGAAGTGAGCTTCGACCATCGGGATATATCGTCCGAAATGGCTTTTGAGGAACTCCCGGCCGAGGTACTGGCTAACCCACCAGATCACGAACGTTGCAACGATTAGCGCCACGAACCCCATGGCCGCGGCGCCGGCCATGCCGTAGATCACCGCGGCAAAGGTAATGACGACGATGGTGGGAATATTCAAGACGATGGCAACAATGCCGCCGAGACAAAATGCGACCGGGCCCAACAATCCCATGCGCTCTTCCGCAGCACGGACCTGTTCGATGCTTTGCCTCAGATTTTCATGGCTGAAATAGCTACCGATATCGAACCACTGATACAAAGCGGCGCCACAAGCCAAGAGGACAACTAAAGCGCCAAACCGAAGCAGTCGAAGACGGCTCGCGCGCCGGGGGTTTTTGACCGACGCGTTCTCCGGGAGTCGGGTATGCTCATCGTCCATGGCGACTATTCTCCGCTGTTTTTTGACGACTGCCCGTGACGAGCTAGCGCGGGTCCGTATTTCTGTTCCTGTCTACGTCGTTAGCGTCTGCCACTAGGAGGCGCGTGCTCCAAAGTGTTTGATCTTCTTTGAGAGTCGCTTCATGAAACGATCCTCGTAGGATCGGAGGGTGTCGTTGAGATGTCCCTTGCGAGGCTTTGGAATGATCGCATCAGGCGGCGTTACGAAGGGTAAATCCAAGAACGCTTGCAATTCCGCGAGGTGTTGCTTGGGCGCCTCGTTGAAGTTCTGATAGTCGATGGCGAATACGTTCTCTGCGGGCAGCTCTTCGATGGCTCGATAGTAGCCTTCCAGTTCCTTCTGTACGGTCCACGAGCAGATTTGTCGCAGAATAAAAGCGTACAGTCCGTCGCCGGTGACTTTCTTGATGCCGCGAACCAGTTTCCACAATGCGTAAATCGCATTCTTTGTGATGCGGTCGCCCGGTACCTTGAAGTCATCGATGAGCATGGTCTGAAAAGGTTGTGGCCCCGTCATGAGAGCCAATGCGGCATTGATTTGGCTATTCAGGATGAAAATGGGGTCCCGAGTGATGTAGATGAAACGTGCGTTGGGAAACCACTCCAGAATTTGCTTTGCTTTCCCCGTGTCCCAAGGGTTCTTGAGCAAAATGGCTTGTGCTTCGGGGTGGAGAAAGGCAAGTTTCTTGCAAATTTGAGTAAAATAATCTTTGTTATTCTCGCTGACGGAAATCTGGTAGCTCCGGTTGCGAAGCATCCATCCGTACTCCTCCACGGTCGTGTCTTCAACGTAGACGGAGTCCAGCTTGCGGTCGGTGATACCGAGTGCTCGGAACAGTCGATTCAGCGTTGCCCGATCGGATTCCTCGCCCCCCTCGATGGCATTTTTGAGCAGCCGATCATAGTAGAAGATATGATAGAGCGTCAGATTAGCGACGGGAAAGCATTTGGAGACGGAATCGTACAGGAAAGTCGTCCCAGAACGGTGGAGACCCATAATAAAAACCGGACGGATCTCGATGTCATCCAATCGATCGAGATATGCATCGTCCTCGTGTCGCCCGGGAAATCCGGGGTCGAATGGGAATTTCATACTTTCTCCGTAAAGCGATGGTTGGGGACTCGGCAAATTATGCCACTTTGGTTGCCGACGTTGTGCTGTTCCCGCCATACATATGATATAAAATTTCATCCGCCGCACGCTGATAGCCGCCGATCTTGAGAGAAGCCCCCAGTTCCTTCGAACTTTCCCGATAATCCGGTTTGCTTAGGATCTCGTCGACGCTTTGGCGGAGCCGCTCTGGCGTGGCCATGTTTGGCATTAACATCACCCCCGCGCCTAGACGAGAAATCCTCAGGGCGCTGAACGCCTGTTCCACCTGCTGCGGAACCATGACCAGCGGAACATTATAGTATAGGCTCTCATTGATACTATTCATGCCGCCATGGCTGACAAATGCGTCAGCTGTCTGGAGAACATCCAATTGGGGCACGCGAGCCTTGACGGTGAAGTTCTCCGGGATAGGTCCGAGTTGTTTGATATCGGTCCGGTCGCCGATGGACATGATGACTTGGTACGGTCGGTCACCAAACGCACGAATACAGTTGACGTAAAAGTCAGTGCACATGTTGTGCACGCTTCCCAGCGATACATAGATGAGCGGTTGTCCCGGCTGTCTATGGATATCAAGCGAGTCGTTGTCCCGCTTCTCGGGTACAGAAGCACCAACGAATTTGACGTTATCGCCTAACTTCTCTGCCTCGGGTTGATAGAGTGGCGAGGTCACCGCGATGGTCAATTGCTCTTTATCGTCCAGCAGTTGCTTGAGAAGCGGGAATATTCCGGGATATTCCATGCCCAGCCCGGTGACGATGTCCGCTATTCGTCGTCGGGCACCGATAATCTCCGGAATGATTGAAATAACAGAGGATAATCGTGTCGATTTCCCGACCATTCGGAAAAGCTTGAAGGAAAACCAATGCTTGACGGATTTAAGGACAGTGGGTGTCACCAGCACGTGGGTGACGAATCGGACTCCCGGCACGTTCAATCTCATCGCGAGCAACTGACCCCAGGGGGCGCAGGTGTCATAGATAATGTAGTCCGGTTTGTCTTCCTGCATCTGTTGTAACAAACCCAGTACGCAGGACTCAGTCAGTTCGAACAGCTTGCTTCCCAGAGCGACCAAATCGGACGCGATCTCGGTGGGATGGTCGTATTCGAAGAAGGGTTGATAACCGCGGAACGTGGCGCCGAGCGCTTCAATTTTTTGCCGACTTTTTTCGTCGGCGTAGTAGATAACTTCCTCACCTCGACTGATGAGTTCGGCGACGATTCCTAGTGACGGGTTGATGTGGCCTACGGCTCCTGGAAGGTTAAAAAAAACAGCCTTGCCCATTTAAACACCTCTACATGCACGCGAAACGGCGTCGACCGTGGTCGACGGCTAGGTCTCCCCGACGTCCCTTGTTTCGGCGATGTGTCTTATCCCGTCCGGGATACCCTACATCGCTTTGGCGTGTGCTTGGCGGGCGGTTTGCGGTCCTTGCGGCTGCTACAGTATTGGCAGCTTAAGTTTCTTCCCTGAGTCCGGCCCCAGAAACAGAGGCCGATTTTGCCGCATCGCGGATCAGTTCTACTAACGCCGTCGGGCCCGTCTTTGCGGGTCTTCGATTTATTTTTGGCGGTCCACTAGCCTGCGTTTCTCAGCGCCCC
This genomic window contains:
- a CDS encoding VTT domain-containing protein — protein: MDDEHTRLPENASVKNPRRASRLRLLRFGALVVLLACGAALYQWFDIGSYFSHENLRQSIEQVRAAEERMGLLGPVAFCLGGIVAIVLNIPTIVVITFAAVIYGMAGAAAMGFVALIVATFVIWWVSQYLGREFLKSHFGRYIPMVEAHFEKNGLKTVTYARLIFFALPPVNWVLASMNVGIKDFLVGTALGSTPHILVWSWLGGTIVQMLSRNEEISWISPELLAPMFLGVALTIAARILDRISAHREKTRAGTD
- a CDS encoding sulfotransferase, whose product is MKFPFDPGFPGRHEDDAYLDRLDDIEIRPVFIMGLHRSGTTFLYDSVSKCFPVANLTLYHIFYYDRLLKNAIEGGEESDRATLNRLFRALGITDRKLDSVYVEDTTVEEYGWMLRNRSYQISVSENNKDYFTQICKKLAFLHPEAQAILLKNPWDTGKAKQILEWFPNARFIYITRDPIFILNSQINAALALMTGPQPFQTMLIDDFKVPGDRITKNAIYALWKLVRGIKKVTGDGLYAFILRQICSWTVQKELEGYYRAIEELPAENVFAIDYQNFNEAPKQHLAELQAFLDLPFVTPPDAIIPKPRKGHLNDTLRSYEDRFMKRLSKKIKHFGARAS
- a CDS encoding macrolide family glycosyltransferase encodes the protein MGKAVFFNLPGAVGHINPSLGIVAELISRGEEVIYYADEKSRQKIEALGATFRGYQPFFEYDHPTEIASDLVALGSKLFELTESCVLGLLQQMQEDKPDYIIYDTCAPWGQLLAMRLNVPGVRFVTHVLVTPTVLKSVKHWFSFKLFRMVGKSTRLSSVISIIPEIIGARRRIADIVTGLGMEYPGIFPLLKQLLDDKEQLTIAVTSPLYQPEAEKLGDNVKFVGASVPEKRDNDSLDIHRQPGQPLIYVSLGSVHNMCTDFYVNCIRAFGDRPYQVIMSIGDRTDIKQLGPIPENFTVKARVPQLDVLQTADAFVSHGGMNSINESLYYNVPLVMVPQQVEQAFSALRISRLGAGVMLMPNMATPERLRQSVDEILSKPDYRESSKELGASLKIGGYQRAADEILYHMYGGNSTTSATKVA